The Medicago truncatula cultivar Jemalong A17 chromosome 7, MtrunA17r5.0-ANR, whole genome shotgun sequence genome includes the window cataattttaaaaacaaaaaataaaaaattatgacgtGTCATTGCCATTTCACCCATCACTACACAGtcagcgtgccacatcagcTCATTAATccaaagaatcttcattttaaaagggggaatctccaagtttttttttttttataggggggTATACCAAAAGTCTCCCAAATGGCAggggggtaaaagcctattaacccaaaaaaatatgattttttttccttcacacATATTATATACTtcatccgtcccaaattgtatgacgttttgggcatttcacacatattaagaaatgtaattaatattgtgtgggaaaaatatattatgagttgttttataaaattgtcctcaataaatgatatgagaaagataaatgaaggaaatgaaagaaaatagagtaataaatagttaaggatataataggaaaagtaacattaatttttcattggtattgtaaaacgacatacaatttgggacaaatatttttctaaagtgacatacaatttgggacggagggagtaattaaatcacattaactaattatgtttaatttaggtcaaatgcatctaatgatcctttaagtttttcatttttctcaaagtggtcctttaagtttcaaaagtccaaacaagtcattttagtttttgaattgtttcaGACAAGTCCTATTATAGATAGCATAATTGGTAatttgcttccttgaactcatctttggtaccaaatatggctcctaacacccacttaaaattaacCATCTTTTTAGgaatgacaaatggtggataatgctctttgttgctatcatctaaatcatcaccatcatcctctaaaatgacatgtttgaaacgattcaaaaactaaaatgatttgtttgagactttaaaaacttaaaggacgactttgagaaaaacgaaaaacttaaaggaccattAGAACATTTgacctttaatttattttcaattgatttttttttttagggaatttattttcaattgataATAAGTGGATGATCGGTTTAATCATTGTGGAGATGTTGTAAGATCATTGCATCAATTCAAAAAGCAAATATGTTATAGTGCTCgccagaagaaaaaaatcaacaaaaaaaatgtttgattttctttttcccttCCAATTGCGATgctttgtttttcctttctttcccTGGCCTTTTTGCTCTTTTTGTTGGTTTTGTCTCCAATCCAATTTTACTTTCCTgattattaaatatgtttttgatccctataaatatatcaaatatttgttttagttcatttaaaaagtgtcttcaacttttagtttctattttgatgtcaaatattgtatttttttaaaaattgtgcagaaatgtataaaatattataaatatctcttccaaaaaaaaaagaattttttaacaaaacataaattaaatataattttttaaccaccaaaaatataaaaattaatatttaattcatattttgataaaaatttataattttttttggattttttttttttataatattataaatttttctgtaaaattttatttaaaaatatgaattttacatatgagtttacatAAAAAGGATCCGGGCCATGGTGATTCAGAGTCCTATGCTATTGGATCTAGTATTATTTATCAGTTATCTTTATATTCCAACTTCGAGGTGAAGTTTGGTAGGAGACAAGCGAACATGGTTGCTCATTCTTCAGTTAAGACGGCCTGTTCTTGGGCTAGTCACCGTATTTTTATTCTCATCCTTCTTGTATTGAACATtggttgattaatgataataattaactttgttttggtaaaaaaaaagagggatcaaaagtgaagaCGGAAATTTTTTGGTGGacaacaaaaagttaacaaatttatagagaccaaaaacatatttaaccctaaaaaaaaaaaaaaaaaaagatgtaccATGCTAAAAGAGAGGTCCACAATACAACcagtataaaaataaaattcgatGTTCTAGGAAAAGGCCATTAagtaaatattatttgaaagaCCGATGTTACTTGCTACATATACATATGTAACTACACATAGAACAAAACTTTGAGAGTTTGATATAGTAGTAAAATAATGTGCATTAAAATAGGAGGTTATGGGTTTTGCTGGATCAGGTTTTGATGCTGTAAAGTTAGTATGCAGTTTTCAATCTCAGCTGATTATCTCAGATCAAACGGTTGAGATTGAAAACTGTGTATTTCCAATTAAAACAATCCTGACCTTCCCATTGTGATCAGACGGCTGTAATTAATTACAGCACACTGCTCTGATAATAGGGAATCCTGTTTCGGATTTCACCTACTCTTTTAGTTTGAAGGTTTTTTTCATCTTAAATTGAAAAATCGTCCATCCatcataaatttttcaaaagaggAAAGAAGTTTAAGTGTCAGATAATTATGGCACATGATTTTATTCACAAATTGATCAATATAAACAAGATTGATatactttataagaaacatttttttttttggtacaaatataAGAACcatttttacttttactatTAACTACTATTTCATATAAACATGTGATACAGGTGATACAATCTCTTAATCATTTGATGAGAGGTTCATTCTTAGTTAATTTGTGTTACAATATCAGATTCAGTCaatatagttttaatttttaacaaatgtCTTTAAGATACGTTGTTagcataactttttttattcttttcaaaattaagtgatgtaactttttttaatgacacaagAAAGCTGCATGGCCGggagaaaaaacaaattaattaaagttgAACAAAAAGagtaaagatcctctccattctTATCCTTATTCCTTTATTCAATTTAGAGAAATAAAGATACTTaaatttttacaataaataaataaatattaattttagaatCTACAATCTATTTTCTGTATATCTCTTTTTATTTGACAtcctccatttatttttatatgattgTTGACCAATTATCATCATACTAGTAAAATACTAGTAATGATTACCTTCTCTTCCTTATCTTGCTACAAATCTACTTGTAAATCACTTGAATAATTAAATCTGGTGCATATTCATATGAAACAACAATACGACATTAAACAATGCTAGAATAAATAATGTTAGAGAATCGATTCTTTTTATTAGTTTTCACTATATTTGTCTTTAATTATAAgactatttaaaaataaaaataaaaggtgtTTATCCTTATATATAACTACAAATTTTTCGATGCATTCATTACTATTTTTTCAAGTATACCCCTTATTATTACTACCAATTGTCTTATAAGATAGAAAATCAACACCGAGTACATTTATACataaatgataatttagtaataattatatattttttagattaatttattattccaacatttttttaatatttttaatttttgtaaactATTTATGTATTAAAGAAAAGAGAGTAATTGTTTACATCTCAACTATCAAGGTTTAATCTCGTTTTTACtaataaatttatcatttttgttctcttatataacaattaaaaaaaagagagagagaattaaATGAAGAGAGTCCATTTTCATAATGTTTGGAATTTCTATGCTGGTAGTATTAAACTTAGCTAGTGTTGAGCATGATGCAACACATTAGACAGCAGGACCGTACCGATAAAATTGTAGGCCATGTTCAAATATTTAATCGAGATCCCTAATGaaaaatcaagatttttttaatcaatagtAATCATTTATTTAAGTTGTAATGACCTAATAGTTGtatatgtaattaaaaaaaaattatattttgtccAAATCACACAAATGCTTAGAATTGAACCTTAAAACCAAAGACTCAAATGCATTCAATTTTACCACCAAACCATTACAAGGTgtctattgattttttttttatattttattatatatatttatgactTTTGGATGCtatattagaaagaaaataaaaaactgagGCTCCTAAAATTGCAAGGTCCGGCACCGTAGCTCACCTTGCGCTTGCTAAGGGTCGGGCCTGTTAGACAAATAACTTGATTTATTAACACTTCGAATCCATtttgattgacttattttttagcttaaaaaaattatatatgtaaataaataaattttattttaatttataagttctgattaacaaaaattgtatcttcataaattGTTTTCCATAAACTATCTTtaacaaacttataaataataggcaaaaacttatttatttacattaattttttttttcttttcataaactcaaaaacaaatcaatacaAATCGGGTCCTTAACCAATAGAACACTCTTAGCCGCCGCcatgatatttttattcattcatgTATCCATATATCTTACTAGTTCTCTTAGACCCGTCATCTAATATTAATAACCACCAATCAACCCCACATGCATTTATCGATAATTAATTGGATATATCCAAAATCACACAAGTATTACCTCATACTATCATCATCAAATAGCTAGCCGCCACATGCACATGGGTATATGTCAAGTGTCACCATGCCTAGTCAATATCGTGACAAAAATAAATCTTATTCAATTATACCAATGGAAAGTGATGGTTacctatttttctatataaacaGAGAAACAAACACAGGGGAAAATATCAAATTGTATTAGATTAGACATGGGAAAATTAGCGGTATTAATACTGGTGTGTTTGATTGCAGCAACGATTGCAGAACAATGCGGTAGACAAGCTGGAGGAAAAACATGTCCAAACAACCTTTGTTGCAGCCAATACGGTTACTGTGGTACCACAGATGAATACTGTGGTCCGAACTGTCAGAGTAACTGTCATGGCAGTAGTGGTGGTGGTGAAAGTGCTTCTAATGTTCGTGCCACATATCATTACTATCAACCAGATCAACATGGATGGGACTTAAACGCTGTAAGTGCTTATTGTTCAACTTGGGATGCAAGCAAACCTTACTCATGGCGTAGCAAGTATGGTTGGACTGCTTTTTGTGGCCCTGTTGGACCTCGTGGTCAAGCTTCTTGTGGAAAGTGTCTCAGGGTAACAACTAATTAGAACCAATTCTATTACTTTTTGTGATATCTTCTTCAGATCATAGTTCAATTGATTAAATCatgatttttagtttcttattcCGATGAATTGATATGTAGTTGAATGTAAATGTGATGATGCAGGTGACAAATTCAGGTACAGGAGCACAGGAAACAGTGAGAATTGTAGATCAATGCAGCAATGGAGGGTTGGATTTGGATGTGGGAGTGTTTAACAGAATCGACACAGATGGCAGAGGATACCAACAGGGACATCTTATTGTAAGCTATCAGTTTGTGGATTGTGGGAATGAGCTAGACATAACCAACCCTTTGTTCTCCATCATTGATGCTAAACAATAAAATGCTCAAATATTGTTAGAAAAATCCTGTGTTTGTAATAGAGTTTGATACTAGAGTCTTTCTGTTTTGAAAGAGAAGTATTCAAACATATGCTCCGAATAAAACTATACTTATGGATTAATTGGTTATCcttaagaaatgaaaatttaCATGATCATTATCTTGATCTCTCTATTTATGTACATGGTCTCTCTTTGAATCAAAATGGCCAGTTATATGGTTGAATAGAAAATTCTACACAGGTGGAGTCACATTACGACCTCACAACCTCTCTCAGCAACTTTTTACACCTGTTTGGTAACACATCTCaattagcttatagcttataagctcgtttgataaaaaaagttttCTTTAGTAATACTTTTTCATCATGaacttataaactatttttcagaagTTATTCCAAATAGCGTTTGAGTTTATAGCTTCTCATATTTTATcccatttttacccttattattttaattcaaatccatgtttaccctttataatttattacaccttcaaagaaaaaatgcTACTGGACAACTCTATTGTCATATACCTCCGCTAAACTAAAAAAGTAATATACATACCTCCACTgtgtgtttttatttaaatgataatatacctcactttttttttccattcttttgaaccgtataaaattgttttaataattcattggttaaaaaatgCTACTGGACAACTCTAATATGATTGATAATGCATTGATTTAATAATTCAGTAAAATGAATTTCAAGAaggtcccttaaaaaaaatcaagaagatATTATTCATTGTGACTGTCAATTATTGCTTTTTTTTAGGAAACTATCAATTATCGTTAATAATACATataatacctttttttttttttttgtggttagACGAAATTgcaaaaccattataaactcacacacataagtggaggtaccggggttcgaaccccggtcatggcatccggcctaacaatgtcgacattttgccagttgagctaggacttctggatacaTATAATACCctttaatatcaatttttattttatttgtacatATCAATTTATATAAACTTTATTACATATTAATAATAccattttatgtcattttacatttatcagctagttgaaccgctgattttaccaaacacttcaattagtttataagctatcagtcatcaaCTATAagttatcagctataagctatcagttatcagctatcagctataagctggcttatcagctataagctatttcagtcatcagctataagctatcagtcatcagctatcagctataagctatttcagtcatcagctataagctatcagctagcttatcagctatccgttgtttttaccaaacagagttcAAATTTATTTCGATAGACAATCTCTCTTaggtattaattattattaaatagtaCAAACTAAAGTTGGTCAAAGAAAATTGATCTATGTGttcattttttttggtgaacatcaatttttatttatacttgagattgaattaatatatatttaaacacATTTTAACATTTGGAACTTAGGagtattatgtaaaaaaaaaattaatttttatacgCATCTTAATATTTTAGACTCTGTTAGGATTCAAGaatagaaataattgataaatttaatatattttttttttttactttttaaaattttaatatattgaatgcattatttttaacaaatgatacttgttaacatttttcattttttaatactaGTATTTGATATGATTCAAAGGATTTTTCTTAAACTTAGCTGGGACTTGTGaactatttataatttttttttgagggattgtcatttctaattaaacatttttcatcATAACTTATGACTATACATAATAACGAGTTTTAGAAAGGAGAAAGTCTTTGTTAGGCACATACTCAACACCTCAATTTTGAGCAAACACGcacataaaactaacaaaaacaaataaaaagtatttaatcacatcaattgatatattagaattttatttttctttaattttttcatgCTTTTGTGAGTgtgtccaaatatttttatttgagtttatgtCCAACCAAACgtgcctaaaaaaataatataattttgtttctgATTAACTTTCACAATAGCTGATTAAATGCTCAGGAAACAGTAAGAACTATTGATCAGTGCAGCAGTGGGGACTTGGATTTGGATATTGGTGTGGAAGAACAGGGAATCTTTTTGAACAGCCTGTTATGTTCCAAAAGCTAAACAACGGGAATGGCCATGCTCAAGGCAATCAATCTTATTGCCAAATATGAATTTGTGAACTGTGGTGactaattaatcaattatcCGTGTAATTCACCTTAATAATTATTCCTCGCgtcttatatatataaagaacgATCaagatgtatttttatttttattttattttttatggttgtTGTTCGAACCCCGGATCTTGATTAGCTAATTGACAGGTTTGATTGGTTCATGCTGTCTATAGCAAGCCGTTAATAACAAAGGAAATAAGCAAAAGGATAttatggctctgtttggtaaaaatagcggataacttttagctgataagctaactgaagtatttggtaaaaatagcggttcaactagctgataaatgtaaaatgacataaagggtattcttaattcataataaaaattatatcattaatttaagtatttgtaattttgtaaactaatttttctttaaaaaaatactttaaatttattaatttaatatatcctatgtattataaattaaattaaattttattcactaaaattttatcttatatttattatcatttaagtgtttccactttataaagaaaataacatttacctcaaaaaaaaaaaaaaaaggtagcactaatagagtaatactaataacagagaataaagaaaataacacttacctcaaaaaaaaaaaaaagtaacactaatagaataatagtattttgtttcgtaaaaaaaacgaaggtatatattttttcaaaaaaaaggccaactgatatatatacaaaaattggaataaagggattatagtctttattacgtagcttattataaaaattataatggataaaaatacaatttaaatgaaataataagggtaaaattggaagaaaaagtgagaagctataagctcaaacgctacttggaatagcttctgaaaaatagcttataagctcgtgaaataagctataagctcatggtgaaaagtgttaccaaacagagttttttttatcagacgagtttataagctataagctaaaagctaaaatcTCTTTTTTGGGTTTCTCAAACAGACCATGTATGTCTACACAACTACTTGTGCACCAAAAAAAACTACTTGTGCTTCATTATTGAATAATAATCAAGTGATGGTATGAAGTTGTTCTGGGATTGCAAGGGggatataattttattttattttataagaaggGCGATTTTGTTTTGGTATCATCTAGTTTcattttatccttcaaaaaaaaaaaaattagtttcattttatgaaatatctAATAGGTCACACGTCATGGCtgaaaatttgatttcttctaTGCAAAGCTATCAAATTCTATAAAAAGTTACATCataaatgattttgatattcTATTATCACTTAttggcaaaaataaataaatatatattatcacTTGATTAAGTTAACTACACTTatcacagtaaaaaaaaattaactacacTAATCGAATATGGagctttttaatttttcttttttgagtcACACTTGATTGGGAACAaacctaaataaaaatatttgagcaAATACACAAaactaagaaaaaattaaagaaaaataaataaaatttcaatatatcaattgatgtgactaattttatttaattttgttagttttatattagtgtgttcaaataatatttatttgaaattatgtCCATGAAatactttctctcttttttatcGAAAATTGAATCCAGAATTAACAACACTTATATTCTTTTTCgtaaaatcaatataattttttattccatCTCCTTTGGAGGGCAGGCCTAAAGCCCAAGATGTTATGTAAGAATTTTAACGACAACCAGACTTTAGAGTATCGCTCTTCTCACAACATTTTTTGCACATTCCCGACACAAAATACTcatacgtgagttaactcacgctaaaCTATTTTATTGGGAATGAACACAAAATATTATGAGAAGAGTGGTACTCCAAACTTTATACCATGAACATGGGGGTTGACTAATCAAACAACATTACAATGTCATAATACTTTACAATATACctatttatttcaaaatcattaatctttggatattttttaaaaattctcttataattttttttaggtttttaagtgtctaatatttttttgttgtatttatcaaatatattaagacttaaatattttttttaagtggtctaatgataaaaaaattcaccTTTAAAGTGAATGAATGAGATGCCGACTCAATGGTTGAACAGTTTGTGTTATGCTCACAAGGTTTGAACCAACCCTACATatactttttttgaagaaggtaaaatgatatatattcaCAAAAACCAAGATGCCTCTTTAGCACAAGACGTACGAAAGAGGTCGCTCAAAATACAACGAGTCTGACAGTCAactgtaaaaacaaaaaacaggcATTAGTCGATactcaaacaaaacaacagGTCCGACCGCCACTGTTGACAACCATAAACAACTTCAACCAACatacataagaaaaaacaaccTCAACCAACATCACAAGCTGCCACAAAAACAACTTCCACCACCTACATTCTGCTGCTCGCACACAGCCCACAAACAACAACGTCAAGAATCAACACAACAACCAACAAccttgaaaaacaacttataactataatgattgaaacaacaaccaccaccatcGCCACAACAACAATCTATGTCACCTTAACGAATCCACctttgcaacaacaacaacaaccagcgCAACAACAAAATCCACCTTCACAGCAGCAACACCAACGTTTCACATCGACAAATCATCAGATAACACAGTAGTCAAACCGGATGAGAAGATTCTGATCGAACTCAACCGTTAAAGACCCACCGACACCTCCTCACACCATAAAAAATGTGGCCTACATCACCACCTCACACCACTATCATCTCATCCACATAGACCTGGATCAGAAGGAAACGTCCACCACACAAAAACACCAAACAACCTGTGTTTTTCTAAAAGTCGCAAACTCAATACCCACGAGGAAGAAAACAGCACCGCCGCAACTACAGTACCAAAACCACCACCATCACCTCTTCTTACCACCAAAACCGAGACTTACCTCACCACCGTGACCACCTCGCACCACCATCACTTCCTCCACACAGATCTGGGACATATCGAAACAAAACACGAAACAACGATAAAGGAGGGATAACACCTTCTTCgacataaaaaatatacagGAAGATGAACttatacaatattttaaaatagtcattgtctttgtcaaaaaaatttcaattaactCATTTGTCatgtgacaaaaacataaagacCATGATCtaattgaagattttttttacaaagataaagattaatttcaaatatgaattgcatattttatgcattgttcataccaactga containing:
- the LOC25499681 gene encoding wound-induced protein, with the protein product MGKLAVLILVCLIAATIAEQCGRQAGGKTCPNNLCCSQYGYCGTTDEYCGPNCQSNCHGSSGGGESASNVRATYHYYQPDQHGWDLNAVSAYCSTWDASKPYSWRSKYGWTAFCGPVGPRGQASCGKCLRVTNSGTGAQETVRIVDQCSNGGLDLDVGVFNRIDTDGRGYQQGHLIVSYQFVDCGNELDITNPLFSIIDAKQ